In Myxococcales bacterium, the genomic window CGACCTCGCGGACCGCGGGCATTTCGCGGGCGATCCACTCCAGTTCGCCGACCACGTGCTCGGGGCTGCGCGCCCGGTAGCGGCGGCCGTGCATCACCTGCGGATAGAGGCAGAAAAAGCAGTTGTTCGGGCAGCCGCGACCGCTGATCAGCATGACCATCGGGTGATGGGCCAGACTGAAATAATAGGATTGGATCGACAGATGGTTCCGGTAGATCGGCGCGATCCACGGCAGATCGTCGAGGTTTTCGAGCGGCGGACGCGGGGCCGTCGCCCGGTACCCCGCCTCGTGCGGAATCGAGAGCCCGGCAACCGCCGCCAAGGGCTGCCCGGCCTCCAGGGCGCGCGCCAGTTCCAACGCCGTCCAGTCGTATTCGCCGAGGAGCGCGCCGTCGAGCGACGAGTCCGCCAGTGTATCGTCGGGCAGCGCGGTGACGTGGGTGCCGGTGAGAAAAACGCGGGACCGCGGCAGGCGCTCCTTGAGCCGCGCGGCGAATTCGCGGTCGGCGGCGATCGACGGCGTGCTGGTCTCCACCAGCGCCAGGTCCGGCTCCCAGCGCGCGAGCCGCGCCTGCGCCGCCGCGAAATCCGCGCCGGCCGCCGGCGCGTCGTACAGCAAAACCGTGAAGCCTTCGCGTTCCAACAGCGCCGCCGCGTGCGCCAGCCAGTAAGGGTAATACAGCACGTTGCTTTTGATGACGCCGGGGCTGCGCTGCGAGCGCGAGAAACGCGGCAGATAGGGCGGATTGATCAGGGCAACGCGCATTGCCCTAGTCCTTGCCGAAAATCTGTTCCGGGTCGTGGCGCGGATCGCGGCCGGACGGTTCGGCGGCCAGCAAGGTGGTCAACATGCGCTGCAGGCTCGCCAGGAGGGCCAACTGCACCGAGAGCAGAAAGAAAAATCCGGATAGCGCCACTTGCGACCAGTGCGCCGCGATGCGCCCCGTCCACAAATACTGCGCGGCCGGTTTGAGCACGAGCGCCAGCGAGGCCAGAAACACGACGCCCGCGACGGCGAGCATCGCGTCGGACTGCGTCAGGCGATACACCGCCCGATAAAACGCGCGGTGTGGCCGAATCCACGGATTTTTCAGATCGACCACGCGCTCGGCCACCATGCCGACGCCGAAAATCAGCAGCCCGGCAAAGCCGAGGACAACGATCGCCAGTACGCGGTAGATCATCCCCTCGGGTACCCTGCCGGTGTGCCAGTAGGTGAGCAGGAGGCCGGCCCCGAAGTACAGCAACGGCAACAACAACAACAGGCCGAGCGAGCCGAAGACCCGAAACGGCCGGTAGGTGATGGCGATGTCCAGGATGATGCGCAAAAAGCGCAAGCCGTCGCGCAGCGCGGAAAGCTTCGATTCGCCGACCCGCTCGGCGTAGGGCATCGGCATTTCGCCGATTTTCAGTTGCGGATCGAGCACGGCCTTGCAACTCATGGCGGGCGTGAAGTGCAGCCCGTCGGGCAGCGGGTACAACCGTTCGAGGCTGGCCCGGCGCACGACGCGCATCCCGCTGGCCGAATCGGAGATGCGGGCGTTGGCGATGAAGTTGATGACCTCGGCGAAAATCCGGTTGCCGATCCGGCGCACCGCGGGCATGCGGCTGTCGGCGCTGAGGCGCGAGCCCAGCACCACGTCGAGGCCGTCGCCGGTCAATTTATTGATCAGTTCGATGAAAAACAGCGGATCGCAGGTGCCGTCGGCGTCGAGAAAGCCCATCAGTTCGGCGTCGGAATACGACCAGCCGAGCTTGATGGCGGCGCCGTAGCCGCGGTTTTTCTCGTAGCGGATGAGCTTGATCCGGTCGGCGTACTCCATGGCGATCGCCGGAGTGCGGTCGCTGGAGCCGTCGGAAACGACGGTGATCCGCACCTCGTCGACCGGCGTTTTTTCGACGATGAGCGGCGCGGCGGCCAGGCAGCGCTCGATGATCGCGCGGATCGCCTGTTCCTCGTTGAGCGCCGGAATGACGATGAGGAATTTCACGGCCGTCTCCTCGCAGGCTGTTGAAAAAGTCCGTCCTGGCCTTTTTCAACCGCGCTCAACAAAAAGCGTGGTTTTTCTTTCGCTTCATTTTCGGCAACTTCGGAAGTTGCCGACAATGGCGATCCATCCCTGGATCGCACGCCGGGTGTTTCTCAGCACCCGGCTAGCAGGCTGTTGAAAAAGGCCGTCCTGGCCTTTTTCAACCGCGCTCAACAAAAAGCGTGGTTTTTCTTTCGCTTCATTTACAGCAACTTCGGAAGTTGCCGACAATGGCGATCCATCCCTGGATCGCATGCCGGGTGTTTCTCAACACCCGGCTAGTAGCCGTAGCGCGTCCGCCGACGGCGCTTCTTCTTCTGGCCATCGGCGTAATAGTAGTAATAGGAGTAATAGCCGTAGTCGTAGCGATAGCCGGCGTAGATGTTGTTGGTCACAATGCCCAGCAGCTTCGCGTTGACCTTGTCCAGCAGGTCGATCGCTCGATAGACGCCCGAGGCGCGGCTGCGGCCCAGCTCGACGACCAGCAGCGTGCTGTCCACCGCCGACGAAAGGATCGCGGCGTCGGTGACCGCCAACACCGGCGGGCTGTCGAACAGGATCAATTCGAAGTTCTGCTGCAGGGTGACGATCAAATCCTTGATGTGCTGGCTGCCCAGTAATTCGGTCGGGTTGGGCGGAATCGGTCCGGAAGGAATGACGAACAGGTTGGGCACCGACGTTTCGATCAGCACGTCCCGCCAATCCTTCTCGTTGAGCAGCACATTGGTCAGGCCGGGATCGCGGCTGATCTGGAAAATGTTGTGGACGTTGGGCTTGCGCAAGTCGCAGTCGATCAGCAGCGTGCGCCGGTTGATGTTGGCGAAGGTGACCGCGAGGTTGGTGACGATGGTCGACTTGCCTTCGCTGGGCCCGGCGCTGGTGATCAACAGCGTGCTGAGCTTGCGGTCCGGGTCGGCGAAATGGATGTTGGTGCGCAGCGAACGGAAGGCCTCGGAGATCGGGCTCTTCGGGCTGTTCTGGGTGACCAGGTTGTAGGGCACCGCGCGCGGCGCCTCTTCCTCTTTTTCCTTGCGCGACTCCGGGATGCGCGGAATGACGCCGTAGATCGGTTTGCGGATCAGCCGCTCGATTTCCTCGACCGACTTGAGCGAATCGTCGATGAACTCGAGGAAGAAGGCGACGCCGATCGCCAGCAGCAGGCCGGCCAGCGCGCCGAGCAGCAGGTTCAGGCGGATGTTCGGCTTGATCTGGCCGTGCGGCGTCACCGCCCAGTCGATCACCCGGATGTTGCTGATCGTCGAGGCCATGGCGATGCGCGCTTCTTCCTTCTTTTCGAGCAGGAAGGTGTAAATCTGGCTGGTGACCTCGCTGGAGCGCATCAGTTCGGCCAGGTCGCGTTCGGCCCCCGGCAGATTGGCGATCTGCCCGTCGTAGGTCTTGACGACCTCGTCCAGTTTTTTCAGCCGCGCGTCGATGTTGGTGATGGTCTGCTTGAGGATGCCGGCGATCTGCTCGCCGACCGAATTGATCTCCTGGTCCACCGCCTGCACCTGCGGGTGATCCTCGGTGAGGTCGGTCAGCAGGGAACTCTTTTTCGATTTCAACCCGGCCAGTTGCTGGCCGAGCCCCGACAGCACCGTATCTTCGGCCGAGGACAGGCTCGGCAAGGTGGCGTTTTCGATGCCGCCCTTCTGAATCGTGCCCAGAATCGCGCTGTACTTGTACTTGTCGATCTGCATCTGGGCGCGCTGCAGCTCGAACTTGGCGACCGAGTCGATCAACGCCCCGGCCTCGTTCGAGAGCATCATGATGCCCTTTTTCTGCTTGTAGAGCCGCAGGTCGTCCTCGCTGTTTTCCAGGTTCTTGCGGACGATTTCGACTTGGCTTTCGATGAAGGAGACGGTCTGCTGCGCCTCGCGGCTCTTCTCCTGCACGTTCAGCTTTTCGTAGACCTCGACCGTCTTGTTGACGATGTCGCGCGCCAATTGCGCGAACTGGCTGCGGTAGGCGATCTTGACGATCTGGGTGCGATCGCCGATCTCGGCGACCGCCAGGTTCGTCTGCACCATCCGCACCGTGCCGTCGAAGGGCCGCTGCGAGAAGCGGAACCAGACGCCCTTTTTAAAATTCTTGGCTTCGATGTCGAAATTGATGTCGGGCTGGTGCAGGCCTTTTTCGAGGCTGCCCTGGCCGACCTTGGCGCCCTTGTAGCGAACTTCGAAATTGCCCTGGTTGTCGAGGAATTCCACCTCGTAGGTGCGGCCGCGGTATTCCTTGCGCAGATCGACGTCCTTGAGCGTCACTTCCAGGTCGTCGGACTGATCCAGCACCACGACATCGAGCTTTAGTTCGCGCACGACCGCCTCGGCGACGGTCCGGCTGCGAATGATTTCCATTTCGGCGGCGACCGGATTGGACCGGCCGATGCGAGCCAGGTCGCCCAGCAGGGCGTTTTGCGTGCTTTCGTCCTTGATCTGCACCAGCGCGAACGCCTCGTAAATTGGCGTCATCAGGAAGGTGTGGATCAGTACGGAGATGGCGACGGCGAGAAAAGTCAGCAGGACGACCACCCGCCGGCGA contains:
- a CDS encoding radical SAM protein, with translation MRVALINPPYLPRFSRSQRSPGVIKSNVLYYPYWLAHAAALLEREGFTVLLYDAPAAGADFAAAQARLARWEPDLALVETSTPSIAADREFAARLKERLPRSRVFLTGTHVTALPDDTLADSSLDGALLGEYDWTALELARALEAGQPLAAVAGLSIPHEAGYRATAPRPPLENLDDLPWIAPIYRNHLSIQSYYFSLAHHPMVMLISGRGCPNNCFFCLYPQVMHGRRYRARSPEHVVGELEWIAREMPAVREVVFEDDTFTADEDRAVAIARLKIERGIRLPFFANLRVNTKPETIRALVRAGLRSCAVGFESADEPALREMRKGITRTRAEEFMREARRAGLLVHGCFMVGFPGETRESMERTLRYAVALEPDSAQFYPVFPYPGTEAFHWAESNGLLITRDFRAWLTPAGHHAAVVDLPGLPHDAQWAFCEMAYRRFHFRPKYIARKLWQAIRRPSEGWRSVRGLWAYLRYLRRRRPA
- a CDS encoding polysaccharide biosynthesis tyrosine autokinase, with the translated sequence MELRHRSTEVQIADYFRVLFRRRVVVLLTFLAVAISVLIHTFLMTPIYEAFALVQIKDESTQNALLGDLARIGRSNPVAAEMEIIRSRTVAEAVVRELKLDVVVLDQSDDLEVTLKDVDLRKEYRGRTYEVEFLDNQGNFEVRYKGAKVGQGSLEKGLHQPDINFDIEAKNFKKGVWFRFSQRPFDGTVRMVQTNLAVAEIGDRTQIVKIAYRSQFAQLARDIVNKTVEVYEKLNVQEKSREAQQTVSFIESQVEIVRKNLENSEDDLRLYKQKKGIMMLSNEAGALIDSVAKFELQRAQMQIDKYKYSAILGTIQKGGIENATLPSLSSAEDTVLSGLGQQLAGLKSKKSSLLTDLTEDHPQVQAVDQEINSVGEQIAGILKQTITNIDARLKKLDEVVKTYDGQIANLPGAERDLAELMRSSEVTSQIYTFLLEKKEEARIAMASTISNIRVIDWAVTPHGQIKPNIRLNLLLGALAGLLLAIGVAFFLEFIDDSLKSVEEIERLIRKPIYGVIPRIPESRKEKEEEAPRAVPYNLVTQNSPKSPISEAFRSLRTNIHFADPDRKLSTLLITSAGPSEGKSTIVTNLAVTFANINRRTLLIDCDLRKPNVHNIFQISRDPGLTNVLLNEKDWRDVLIETSVPNLFVIPSGPIPPNPTELLGSQHIKDLIVTLQQNFELILFDSPPVLAVTDAAILSSAVDSTLLVVELGRSRASGVYRAIDLLDKVNAKLLGIVTNNIYAGYRYDYGYYSYYYYYADGQKKKRRRRTRYGY
- a CDS encoding glycosyltransferase family 2 protein, which encodes MKFLIVIPALNEEQAIRAIIERCLAAAPLIVEKTPVDEVRITVVSDGSSDRTPAIAMEYADRIKLIRYEKNRGYGAAIKLGWSYSDAELMGFLDADGTCDPLFFIELINKLTGDGLDVVLGSRLSADSRMPAVRRIGNRIFAEVINFIANARISDSASGMRVVRRASLERLYPLPDGLHFTPAMSCKAVLDPQLKIGEMPMPYAERVGESKLSALRDGLRFLRIILDIAITYRPFRVFGSLGLLLLLPLLYFGAGLLLTYWHTGRVPEGMIYRVLAIVVLGFAGLLIFGVGMVAERVVDLKNPWIRPHRAFYRAVYRLTQSDAMLAVAGVVFLASLALVLKPAAQYLWTGRIAAHWSQVALSGFFFLLSVQLALLASLQRMLTTLLAAEPSGRDPRHDPEQIFGKD